A region of Prochlorococcus marinus subsp. pastoris str. CCMP1986 DNA encodes the following proteins:
- a CDS encoding DUF2232 domain-containing protein — MKLSQKNEALNIIEPAYLASLSSLLWIALYYLPIGGALLRLILPLPIILLHLRRGTKTAFEGLIIQFLLLLILMGPIRGTLFLFPYGILAFWLGWSWFMKKNWWLSWCGGFILGTLGFFIRVFALSTLVGDNLWIIITRASYGLIDKFIELFNLPLSPSIRIIQLVAILLIIFQEMVYVLTIHILAYSLFPRLNSNIPDPPKIINGFVDLGL; from the coding sequence ATGAAACTTTCACAAAAAAATGAGGCACTTAACATAATTGAACCAGCATATTTAGCCTCTCTCTCTTCATTACTTTGGATCGCTTTATATTACTTACCTATTGGAGGTGCATTGTTGAGATTAATATTACCTCTTCCTATAATCTTGTTGCATTTGAGGAGAGGAACTAAAACTGCATTTGAAGGTCTCATAATACAATTTCTTTTGTTATTGATACTTATGGGTCCAATTAGAGGAACTTTATTTTTATTCCCATATGGGATATTAGCTTTTTGGCTAGGCTGGTCTTGGTTTATGAAAAAAAATTGGTGGCTTAGTTGGTGTGGAGGTTTTATTCTTGGGACACTCGGTTTTTTTATAAGGGTATTCGCCTTATCAACCTTAGTTGGGGATAATCTTTGGATAATAATTACAAGGGCAAGTTATGGTCTTATAGATAAATTTATTGAACTATTTAATTTGCCTTTATCACCTTCGATCAGAATTATTCAATTAGTTGCAATATTATTAATCATTTTTCAAGAAATGGTCTATGTTTTAACCATACATATACTCGCATATTCTCTTTTCCCTAGATTAAATTCAAATATTCCTGATCCTCCAAAAATAATTAATGGATTTGTTGATTTAGGTCTTTGA
- a CDS encoding nicotinate-nucleotide--dimethylbenzimidazole phosphoribosyltransferase, translated as MQKSYLGIKLFGSKGNQKLFFEKVDALQKEINNFIFYLVIAGTETSQIQGISAAGIDSKARRRTALADAEFLLFGAYKDHKYKLPFLNSGVTPALISYVCKKLICASQIVVPIGIKEKPYFSHLTVENYLAGPAKCLTTGKSMNKERVLSLYKKGLEIGKSTKQPIFISESVPGGTTTAQAVMEAFGLNVNNLIGSSLINAPRALKTKVIKAGLLKANLKNNFDSLDVISSVGDPFQAFSLGLLIGARLAKQSVVLSGGSQMLAVILLALEFIDSTEKQEFIDLVFIATTGWLVKDNSLGDLLDLITEKHNVNLLGLASPLNFKSSKFKELSDYEIGYVKEGVGAGGMSILAFLKGFSNEEIVSSCQVNLERMKDLGQISINKDC; from the coding sequence ATGCAGAAATCGTATTTAGGAATAAAGTTATTTGGAAGTAAAGGAAATCAAAAACTATTTTTTGAAAAAGTAGATGCTCTTCAAAAAGAAATTAATAATTTTATTTTCTATCTTGTGATTGCAGGAACAGAAACATCTCAAATTCAAGGTATATCGGCAGCAGGAATTGATTCAAAAGCCAGAAGGAGAACTGCCTTGGCAGATGCTGAGTTCCTTCTTTTTGGTGCCTATAAAGATCATAAATATAAGTTACCCTTTTTAAATTCTGGAGTAACTCCTGCATTAATAAGCTATGTATGTAAGAAACTTATATGCGCAAGTCAAATAGTTGTTCCTATAGGAATAAAAGAAAAACCTTACTTTAGTCATTTAACTGTAGAAAATTATTTAGCAGGTCCAGCTAAATGCTTGACTACGGGAAAATCTATGAATAAAGAGAGAGTTTTGAGTCTTTACAAAAAAGGATTAGAAATTGGAAAATCCACGAAACAACCTATATTCATTTCAGAATCTGTACCAGGAGGAACTACAACTGCTCAGGCAGTAATGGAAGCTTTTGGCTTAAATGTAAATAATTTAATAGGAAGTAGTTTAATTAATGCTCCTAGGGCCTTAAAAACAAAAGTAATTAAAGCTGGTCTTTTAAAAGCAAATCTAAAAAATAATTTTGATTCTTTAGATGTTATTTCTTCAGTGGGAGATCCATTTCAAGCTTTCTCTCTGGGACTATTGATTGGAGCAAGATTAGCTAAGCAATCTGTTGTATTATCTGGAGGTAGCCAAATGTTAGCTGTAATTTTACTTGCGTTGGAATTTATTGACTCTACAGAAAAACAGGAATTCATTGATTTAGTTTTTATAGCCACTACAGGATGGTTGGTTAAAGATAATTCATTGGGTGATTTATTAGACTTAATAACTGAAAAACACAATGTAAACTTATTAGGATTAGCAAGTCCTTTGAATTTCAAATCATCTAAATTTAAAGAATTGAGTGATTATGAAATAGGTTATGTAAAAGAGGGGGTTGGTGCTGGTGGGATGTCAATTCTTGCTTTTCTTAAGGGTTTTAGTAATGAAGAAATAGTTTCAAGCTGTCAAGTTAATCTTGAAAGAATGAAGGATTTAGGTCAAATCTCCATAAATAAGGATTGTTAA
- a CDS encoding aldo/keto reductase, giving the protein MIIHSKKRSFGKACHVSLFTLGTMRATENIDKMNYLIKSAHDAGINHLETAAAYGNAEKLIGDSLKELETSENIFRKEWIITTKVLPKGDFNYLKENFENSLKNLKLEKINNLAIHGINLKEHLDWVLNGEGGKFLKWVIKKGLVDQVGFSSHGSYKLIENAINCEVFSFCNLHLHFLDQSKISLAQLALKKQMGVLAISPADKGGRLYAPSETLLKASAPYHPLELAYRFLLSKGITTLSLGATKFEDFNIAKKLINSTQKLTSSEIRALENIENFANEELKSSKCEQCRSCLPCPSEIPIPEILRLRNISIGYGQLEFAKERYNLIGRAGHWWEEKDASFCLDCNECIPKCPSKLNIPALLKETHNLLIEKPKKRLWGS; this is encoded by the coding sequence ATGATAATTCATTCTAAGAAAAGATCATTTGGGAAAGCGTGCCATGTAAGTTTATTTACTTTAGGCACAATGAGAGCCACAGAAAATATTGATAAAATGAATTACCTTATAAAAAGTGCTCATGATGCGGGCATTAATCATTTAGAAACTGCTGCTGCTTACGGTAATGCTGAAAAACTGATCGGGGATTCATTAAAGGAATTAGAAACTTCCGAAAATATTTTTAGGAAAGAATGGATAATTACTACCAAAGTATTACCTAAAGGAGATTTTAATTATTTAAAAGAGAATTTCGAAAACTCACTCAAAAATTTAAAGCTAGAGAAAATAAATAATCTTGCAATCCATGGAATAAACTTAAAGGAGCATTTAGATTGGGTTCTAAATGGAGAGGGTGGAAAGTTTTTAAAATGGGTAATTAAAAAGGGCCTGGTTGATCAAGTTGGGTTCAGTTCACATGGCAGTTATAAACTGATTGAGAATGCAATTAACTGTGAAGTATTTAGTTTTTGCAATCTTCATTTACATTTTTTAGATCAATCAAAAATAAGCCTTGCCCAACTAGCTTTAAAAAAGCAAATGGGTGTATTGGCAATATCACCTGCTGATAAGGGTGGAAGATTATATGCTCCAAGCGAAACCTTATTAAAAGCATCTGCACCATACCATCCTTTGGAACTAGCTTATAGATTTTTACTATCGAAAGGAATCACGACTCTATCTTTAGGAGCTACAAAATTTGAAGATTTTAATATTGCAAAAAAGCTTATAAACTCAACTCAAAAACTAACATCTTCTGAAATTAGAGCATTAGAAAATATCGAAAATTTTGCAAACGAGGAGTTAAAGTCTTCAAAATGTGAGCAATGCAGATCTTGCCTACCATGTCCAAGCGAAATTCCTATTCCAGAGATACTTCGTTTGAGAAATATATCTATTGGGTATGGCCAATTAGAATTTGCTAAAGAAAGATATAATTTAATAGGGCGGGCAGGCCACTGGTGGGAAGAAAAAGATGCTTCTTTTTGCTTAGATTGCAATGAATGCATTCCAAAATGTCCTAGTAAATTAAATATTCCAGCTTTATTAAAAGAAACTCACAACTTATTAATCGAAAAGCCTAAAAAAAGATTATGGGGTTCATGA
- a CDS encoding riboflavin synthase, which translates to MFTGIVQAIGKLKKEKNFLIIEILDQPFDTQIGDSIAVDGICLTVKEISNNQFKVEVSEETLKKTTLGEKSNINQIVNLEPALRISDRLGGHIVSGHIDGLGKVENIEKLEKSWLLSIKWQNKKFSKYIVDKGSICVNGISLTIAKSENEGEIFTIAIIPHTWENTNLKNLTIGDSVNLEGDALIKYVEKLLKFNKNIDSENFPQEISSNWLKENGWNK; encoded by the coding sequence ATGTTTACAGGAATAGTCCAGGCAATAGGAAAACTTAAAAAAGAAAAAAACTTCTTAATTATTGAAATTCTAGATCAGCCTTTTGATACGCAAATAGGTGATAGTATTGCCGTTGATGGAATTTGTTTAACAGTAAAAGAGATTTCAAATAATCAATTTAAAGTAGAGGTAAGTGAAGAAACTTTAAAAAAGACTACTTTAGGAGAAAAATCTAATATTAACCAAATAGTTAATTTAGAGCCGGCTCTCCGTATCTCGGATCGTCTTGGGGGCCATATAGTTAGTGGGCATATTGATGGTTTGGGAAAAGTCGAAAATATAGAAAAACTTGAAAAATCTTGGCTTTTATCAATTAAGTGGCAAAATAAAAAATTTTCAAAATATATCGTAGATAAGGGAAGCATATGTGTCAACGGCATTAGCCTTACAATTGCAAAATCTGAAAATGAAGGAGAAATTTTTACGATTGCAATTATTCCACATACATGGGAAAACACTAATCTCAAAAATTTAACAATTGGCGATAGTGTAAATCTTGAAGGAGATGCATTAATAAAGTACGTTGAAAAACTACTTAAATTTAATAAGAATATAGATTCAGAAAACTTTCCGCAAGAAATCTCCTCAAATTGGCTTAAAGAGAATGGCTGGAATAAATAA
- a CDS encoding AbrB family transcriptional regulator: MLVGKELLEKSKLLSNKSEDEIARGCGYVGPSGRVLRKSFYRALIEAKGYKLSNSAAGRAGNRSSRGRRAEFKTKVHGNGNLLIGHAYTKKLGLEPGQEYKIDLKKDSKIISLTPLN; this comes from the coding sequence ATGCTTGTAGGAAAAGAACTTCTAGAAAAATCTAAATTACTCAGCAATAAATCTGAGGATGAAATAGCAAGAGGCTGCGGCTATGTAGGTCCTAGTGGAAGAGTCTTAAGAAAAAGTTTTTATAGAGCACTTATTGAAGCTAAGGGGTACAAGTTAAGTAATAGTGCCGCTGGTAGGGCTGGGAACAGATCTTCAAGGGGGAGGCGAGCAGAGTTCAAAACAAAAGTTCATGGCAACGGTAACTTATTGATAGGTCATGCCTATACAAAAAAATTAGGATTAGAGCCAGGTCAAGAATATAAAATTGATCTAAAAAAAGATTCTAAAATAATCTCCCTTACTCCATTAAATTAA
- a CDS encoding cytochrome c oxidase subunit 3 — protein MTTLDSSKEIKKNDIEASEHHEDFRMFGLITFLIADGMTFAGFFAAYLTYKAVNPLPDGAIYELELPIPTLNTILLLVSSATFHKAGKALLKNKNSDTQKWLLVTALLGITFLICQLFEYFNLPFGLTDNLFASTFYALTGFHGLHVTLGTLMILIISWQTRPKEGRITNQNMFPLEAVELYWHFVDGIWVILFIILYLL, from the coding sequence ATGACAACCCTAGACAGTTCAAAAGAAATTAAAAAAAATGATATTGAGGCGAGTGAACATCATGAAGACTTTAGGATGTTTGGATTAATAACTTTTTTGATAGCAGATGGGATGACTTTTGCTGGCTTCTTTGCTGCTTACCTCACATATAAAGCAGTTAATCCTTTACCAGATGGGGCTATTTATGAATTAGAACTTCCTATACCTACATTAAATACAATTTTATTGCTTGTAAGTAGCGCGACTTTTCATAAAGCAGGAAAAGCTCTTCTTAAAAATAAAAATTCTGATACTCAAAAATGGTTGCTAGTCACTGCTCTACTTGGGATTACTTTTTTAATATGTCAACTATTTGAATATTTTAATTTGCCGTTCGGACTAACGGATAATTTATTTGCAAGTACTTTTTATGCCTTAACAGGCTTTCATGGTTTACATGTAACTTTAGGGACATTAATGATATTAATTATTTCTTGGCAAACAAGACCAAAGGAAGGAAGAATTACTAATCAAAATATGTTCCCATTAGAAGCTGTTGAATTATATTGGCATTTCGTAGATGGAATTTGGGTTATTTTATTTATAATTTTGTATCTCTTATAA
- the ctaD gene encoding cytochrome c oxidase subunit I yields MTISIDPQDSNLKSLQPKGWLRYFSFSLDHKVIGIQYLVCGFLFYLIGGTLASAIRIELASPMSDFMPRDVYNQVLTLHGTIMIFLWIVPVVNGAFGNYLIPFYVGARDMAFPRLNAVAFWLIPPSGLMLVASYFVEGAAQAGWTAYPPLSITTPQSGQIIWIMSVLLLGGSSIFGGINFIATIIKLRRPGLKLMQLPMYCWAMLGTSLLVVLSTPVLAGTLILLSFDIVAHTGFFNPVLGGNVVVYQHLFWFYSHPAVYIMVLPAFGLVSEILPVHSRKPLFGYTTMVFSIMGIVVLGLVVWAHHMFTSGTPPWMRLFFTIATAFIAVPTGIKFFNWVATLWGGKISINSAMLFSCGFIINFVFGGITGVALAQVPFDIHVHDTYFVVAHFHYIVYGGTVFIIFSSIYHWFPKVTGKLMSEKLGILHFAITFIGFNLCFAPQHWLGLNGMPRRVAEYDPQFQFVNQISSLGALLMAISTIPFLVNIFLSIKNGKDSGDNPWNALTPEWLTSSPPPVENWEGEAPLVEEPYGYGKPISQEN; encoded by the coding sequence ATGACGATATCAATTGATCCACAGGATTCTAATCTCAAAAGTCTTCAACCTAAAGGATGGCTTAGATATTTTAGTTTTAGTCTCGATCATAAAGTAATTGGTATTCAATATCTTGTATGCGGGTTTCTTTTTTATTTAATTGGAGGAACTTTGGCGAGTGCAATAAGAATTGAATTAGCAAGTCCAATGTCGGACTTTATGCCTAGAGATGTATATAACCAAGTTTTAACATTACATGGAACAATAATGATTTTCTTGTGGATTGTTCCTGTAGTAAATGGTGCATTTGGGAACTATTTAATTCCTTTTTACGTTGGAGCTAGAGATATGGCATTCCCAAGATTGAATGCTGTAGCTTTTTGGCTGATACCTCCTTCCGGTTTAATGTTAGTAGCGAGTTATTTTGTTGAAGGGGCTGCACAGGCAGGATGGACGGCTTATCCACCTTTGAGTATAACCACCCCTCAATCAGGACAAATCATTTGGATAATGAGTGTTTTATTACTGGGAGGCAGCTCTATCTTTGGAGGGATAAATTTCATTGCAACAATTATCAAATTAAGGCGACCGGGATTAAAGCTGATGCAATTACCTATGTATTGTTGGGCGATGTTAGGCACAAGTTTATTAGTAGTTTTGTCAACTCCAGTTTTAGCTGGAACATTAATATTACTTAGCTTTGATATTGTTGCTCATACCGGTTTCTTTAACCCTGTTTTAGGCGGAAACGTAGTTGTTTACCAACATTTATTTTGGTTCTATTCTCATCCAGCTGTTTACATAATGGTTCTTCCTGCTTTCGGCCTAGTAAGTGAAATTCTTCCAGTGCATTCAAGAAAGCCACTTTTTGGATATACCACAATGGTTTTTTCAATAATGGGAATAGTTGTGCTTGGTCTAGTTGTGTGGGCTCATCATATGTTTACAAGTGGTACTCCTCCTTGGATGAGATTATTCTTTACTATTGCGACAGCATTTATAGCAGTTCCGACTGGAATTAAATTTTTTAATTGGGTTGCAACCTTATGGGGTGGGAAAATATCTATCAATAGTGCAATGTTATTCTCATGTGGATTTATTATAAATTTTGTATTTGGCGGTATTACAGGAGTTGCTCTTGCTCAAGTACCTTTTGATATTCACGTGCATGATACATATTTCGTTGTTGCTCACTTCCATTACATAGTTTATGGAGGGACTGTTTTTATTATCTTCTCATCTATTTATCATTGGTTCCCAAAGGTAACCGGCAAGTTAATGAGCGAAAAACTGGGGATACTACATTTTGCCATAACTTTTATTGGCTTTAATTTATGCTTCGCTCCTCAACATTGGCTTGGTCTTAATGGAATGCCTAGAAGAGTTGCGGAATACGATCCACAATTTCAATTTGTTAATCAGATTAGTAGCCTAGGAGCTCTCTTAATGGCTATAAGTACTATCCCATTCTTAGTAAATATATTCTTAAGTATTAAAAATGGGAAGGATTCTGGGGATAATCCTTGGAATGCTTTAACTCCTGAATGGTTAACATCCTCTCCCCCACCTGTTGAAAATTGGGAAGGCGAAGCACCTTTAGTTGAAGAACCTTATGGTTATGGCAAACCAATTTCTCAAGAAAATTAA